In Trichoderma atroviride chromosome 2, complete sequence, one DNA window encodes the following:
- a CDS encoding uncharacterized protein (EggNog:ENOG41): MFRQRTAHGLRYQPLCTRRLALSPASLRCSSSPAAVFVANLTTTARFEAAVKRSKTKTTVKLSDLPQGKVPAKPLPVEEEQNEPTWPPVVAQARRNMDKFEKCILLTRVGGFYEAYFEHAEEYAPLLNLKLVSKKFNAGLVPMAGFPVFQLDRYLKILVQDLNRHVALAEEFPNDASDKVKSGGLMHDRRVTRIITPGTLIDENFIDPYANNYIMAIHISQDAPSDHPQLDSLSANEPLHVPSVNDSPIGLAWLDLSTGQFFTQSTTLSSLSSILSRIAPREVVLEQTFELKKDHDIFSILTDDRHLVTFSPHESLTNLDDWTPLLESQISEASRKEFTDNEVVAGGLVLNYVKNRLQGTSMKLQPPLRFENTQTMAIDKNTLRALEIKQTIRDGFFRGSLLHAIRRTVTKSGARLLNEWLGSPSTSLEIIEARQDIVSRFIDSTDLSDSMVILLRRSHDCQRLVQRFALGRGDPDDLLGIANTIYAAEEIVRLLKEAPAGQHSPSSPASDCLASLASRIVLGEPLELADRIKESIDEEGIAQQQAVEASEAEQMMALAQDVVSSEGSNEDASLVTKAKRKKTSSLKELYGEDNEPWVMKPAASKELQNLHNDLTSLVKEKGALVEELRVRLEAPSLTLKWTSSSGHIAHLKTRETKRLNGVKMVSSNRSTSSFHLPEWIALGQQIDQAKFRIRREEQRVFQALREHVIKNLVKLRRISSVLDEIDIATSFAKLAIEQNLIRPKLNDSKSHVIKGGRHPTVEGGFAGAGASLCSQ, encoded by the exons ATGTTTCGCCAACGCACCGCTCATGGCCTGCGATATCAGCCTCTCTGCACTCGCCGCTTGGCTCTAAGCCCTGCGTCTCTgcgatgcagcagctctccCGCGGCTGTATTTGTCGCAAATCTCACCACAACTGCTCGTTTTGAAGCTGCCGTGAAGCGATCGAAAACGAAAACTACAGTCAAGCTCTCTGACTTGCCCCAAGGAAAGGTCCCGGCGAAGCCTCTCCCcgtcgaagaagagcaaaatgaGCCAACTTGGCCACCCGTTGTGGCCCAGGCGCGCCGGAATATGGACAAATTTGAAAAGTGCATCCTCCTCACAAGAGTGGGCGGCTTCTATGAGGCCTATTTTGAGCACGCTGAAGAATATGCACCGCTATTGAATCTAAAGCTTGTTTCCAAGAAATTCAACGCTGGGCTTGTGCCTATG GCAGGTTTTCCTGTATTCCAGCTGGACCGATATCTCAAGATTTTGGTGCAAGATTTGAACCGCCATGTCGCCCTGGCTGAAGAGTTCCCTAACGATGCCTCAGATAAAGTCAAGTCAGGCGGCCTCATGCATGATCGTCGAGTGACTCGCATCATCACTCCAGGAACTCTTATTGATGAGAACTTCATCGACCCTTATGCCAATAACTACATCATGGCAATTCACATTTCTCAAGATGCCCCTTCTGACCATCCGCAGCTGGACTCTCTTTCAGCCAACGAACCCTTACATGTTCCAAGCGTGAATGATTCGCCCATCGGCCTAGCTTGGCTTGATCTCTCCACTGGGCAATTCTTCACTCAGTCTACAACTCTATCATCTCTGTCATCCATCTTATCTCGCATAGCTCCGCGAGAAGTTGTCCTTGAGCAAACATTTGAGCTGAAAAAGGATCATGACATTTTCTCCATATTGACGGATGACCGACATCTCGTCACATTTTCGCCGCACGAGAGCCTAACAAACCTCGACGACTGGACGCCTCTTCTAGAATCACAGATATCTGAAGCCTCAAGGAAAGAATTCACAGATAATGAGGTTGTTGCGGGGGGACTGGTGCTGAATTATGTCAAGAACCGACTCCAAGGGACGAGCatgaagctgcagccgcctCTCCGCTTCGAAAACACGCAGACCATGGCCATTGATAAAAACACCTTGAGAGCGCTAGAGATAAAGCAGACCATTCGCGATGGCTTCTTCCGCGGCAGTCTTCTTCACGCAATACGCCGCACAGTTACCAAGAGCGGCGCCAGGCTGCTCAACGAATGGCTTGGCTCTCCATCTACATCTCTAGAAATCATTGAAGCTCGGCAAGATATTGTCTCTCGCTTCATTGATTCAACGGATCTCAGCGATTCCATGGTCATTCTGCTGCGACGGAGCCATGATTGCCAGAGGCTTGTTCAGAGATTTGCTCTGGGGAGAGGTGATCCAGATGATTTACTTGGTATAGCTAACACGATATACGCAGCCGAAGAAATCGTGCGTCTACTCAAAGAGGCACCAGCAGGGCAGCACAGTCCATCTTCGCCAGCATCAGATTGCCTCGCATCCTTGGCATCTCGAATTGTCCTCGGAGAGCCCCTTGAGCTCGCGGATAGAATTAAAGAGTCTATAGATGAGGAAGGCAtagctcagcagcaggccgtTGAAGCATCTGAAGCCGAGCAAATGATGGCTCTAGCCCAAGATGTCGTTTCCTCTGAAGGCTCTAATGAAGATGCAAGCCTCGTGACCAaagcaaagaggaagaagacaagcAGCCTGAAGGAGCTATACGGCGAAGATAACGAGCCTTGGGTAATGAAACCAGCTGCAAGCAAGGAACTCCAGAATCTTCACAATGATCTCACGTCCCTTGTAAAGGAGAAAGGTGCTCTTGTTGAGGAACTTCGAGTGCGTTTGGAAGCACCAAGTCTGACCCTCAAATGGACATCAAGCTCGGGGCATATAGCCCACCTCAAGACACGAGAGACCAAGAGATTGAACGGGGTAAAGATGGTCTCTTCGAACCGCAGTACAAGCTCATTCCATCTTCCTGAGTGGATTGCCCTTGGCCAGCAGATTGATCAAGCAAAGTTTCGAATTCGCCGCGAGGAACAGCGAGTGTTCCAGGCTCTTCGCGAGCACGTTATTAAGAACCTGGTCAAGCTGCGACGCATCTCATCTGTGCTGGACGAGATTGACATTGCGACATCATTTGCAAAGCTCGCCATCGAGCAGAATCTCATCCGCCCCAAGTTGAACGATTCGAAAAGTCATGTTATCAAAGGTGGTCGCCATCCTACGGTGGAGGGGGGGTTTGCTGGAGCAGGGGCGTCGCTTTGTTCGCAATGA
- a CDS encoding uncharacterized protein (BUSCO:EOG092D247K), whose amino-acid sequence MVKETKLYETLGVAPTATEQELKKAYKIGALKHHPDKNAHNPAAEEKFKEISSAYEILSDPQKRQIYDQYGEAGLEGGAGGAGGMAAEDLFAQFFGGGGFGGMGGMFGGMQGNRGPPKARTIHHTHKVSLEDIYRGKISKLALQRSIICPKCDGLGGKDGAVRKCAGCNGAGMKTMMRQMGPMIQRFQTVCPDCNGEGEIIKDKDRCKQCNGKKTTVDRKVLHVHVDRGVKSGTKVEFRGEGDQAPGVQAGDVVFEIEQKPHARFTRKDDDLLYRCEIELVTALAGGTIYVEHLDERWLSIEILPGEAIAPDSVKMVRGQGMPSYRHHDYGNMYIRFDVKFPEKNWTDDASAFESLRKLLPPPSTEGNPPAESMTEPADLEDLDSGAQSKVFGDPNGMGDDEDEDGHPGGERVQCASQ is encoded by the exons ATGGTAAAGGAAACGAAGCTTTACGAGACACTTGGT GTCGCTCCCACAGCCACTGAGCAGGAGTTGAAGAAGGCTTACAAGATTGGTGCCCTGAAGCACCATCCTG ACAAGAACGCCCACAACCCCGCTGCCGAAGAGAAATTCAAGGAAATCTCCAGCGCCTACGAGATCCTTTCCGACCCCCAGAAGCGTCAGATCTACGATCAATATGGTGAAGCCGGTCTCGAGGGCGGTGCGGGTGGTGCTGGCGGcatggctgctgaagatCTCTTTGCTCAGTTCTTTGGCGGTGGCGGCTTTGGTGGAATGGGTGGCATGTTTGGTGGCATGCAGGGGAACCGCGGGCCTCCCAAGGCTCGCACCATCCACCACACCCACAAGGTTTCCCTCGAGGATATCTACCGTGGCAAGATCTCCAAGCTTGCGCTGCAACGATCCATCATCTGCCCCAAGTGCGACGGCCTTGGAGGAAAGGATGGTGCCGTTCGCAAGTGCGCGGGCTGCAATGGTGCTGGTATGAAGACTATGATGCGCCAGATGGGCCCCATGATCCAGCGCTTCCAGACTGTCTGCCCCGACTGCAATGGTGAAGGCGAGATTATCAAGGATAAGGATCGCTGCAAGCAGTGCAACGGCAAGAAGACCACCGTCGACCGAAAGGTTCTCCACGTCCACGTCGACAGGGGTGTCAAGAGCGGCACCAAGGTCGAGTTCCGAGGCGAAGGTGACCAGGCCCCTGGTGTTCAGGCTGGTGATGTTGTTTTCGAGATTGAGCAGAAGCCGCACGCACGCTTCACCCGAAAGGATGACGACCTCCTTTACCGATGTGAAATTGAGCTGGTTACTGCCCTGGCAGGAGGTACCATCTATGTTGAGCATCTGGATGAGCGATGGCTCAGCATTGAAATCCTTCCTGGAGAGGCTATCGCACCAG ACTCTGTGAAGATGGTTCGCGGCCAAGGTATGCCCTCATACAGACACCACGATTACGGTAACATGTACATCCGCTTCGATGTCAAGTTCCCCGAAAAGAACTGGACCGACGACGCCTCTGCATTTGAATCCCTTCGAAAGCTCCTCCCACCTCCTTCAACAGAGGGCAACCCCCCTGCTGAGTCCATGACAGAGCCTGCCGATCTGGAAGACTTGGATAGTGGAGCTCAGAGCAAGGTTTTTGGAGACCCCAACGGCATGggtgacgatgaggacgaagatggccACCCTGGTGGCGAGCGCGTGCAGTGCGCTTCGCAGTAa
- a CDS encoding uncharacterized protein (CAZy:GH38): MSYNDSLIANPLPVASDCPQHSPSPDNLQPLPGKLRRLSNRSAPPAPGHALDAHTMGGGGEVRSSVSYPVFAQRPVGVPKTSILKSRIEPFYKSGQYDKVNLLANLYNARYSGKPHVQISVWSAPGQERPTFEHAVSQQFKETHTGAAFGPSWTTHWFRVILTVPEAIANEELLELQWDGNNEGLVWTEDGMPLQGLTGGGERIEWVIPRSFRDGKPHTIYIEMACNGMFGNAPGGKASIMPPDPNKYFALGKADIVAVNVPARGLQFDMWELGDAARELPENSAEQGRALAVAMKIIDTFEVNNQESILECRKLAQQIIGPDVDSHRVYEVGPEPVVFGIGHCHIDSCWLWPFAETRRKVARSWSSQCDLMDRYPEAHFACSQAQQFKWLKQFYPKAFDRVRRKVSEGQFHPIGGSWVEHDTNMPSGESLVRQFFYGQRFFEAEFGSRCRTFWLPDTFGYSSQLPQLCRLAGMDRFMTQKLSWNNINNFPHTTFMWVSPDGSQVICHMPPSETYTAEADFGDLKRSISNHKTLRVDNTSLLVYGKGDGGGGPTWQHLEKLRRISGISNTIGGIPKLKLGHSVDDFFDRLAPKANELPTWYGELYFELHRGTYTTQANNKYYNRKAEVLMRDLEQLATLASLKNKSYKYPTEQIDNMWEGILLCQFHDCLPGSSIEMCYDDSNKIYKETFETGHKLLAEIYKALGASDSQPDALNESTVLNTLPWHRKELVEVSDTQVGIACGDGPLLALRTFKVQEDKPAVSVQKMGSQFVLENDDLRLVVEDGCITSLYDRVNDRETIEKGGKANKFVIFDDIPLFWEAWDVEVYHLETRRELSYGQTSLYEVKPHRVTLATEIKISKNSSITSYITLSAALKGQTSWVECKAEVDWHENSKFLKVEFPVDIVNTEASYESAYSITKRPTHYNTSWDMAKFEVCCHRFADLSEHNYGVSIINDSKYGFATAGKMMRLSLLRSPKAPDEHADMGRHSIRWAILPHKGGLSSTTVRAAYAFNTPLKVLSAPKATIESLTSVPIKLINADASASIILDTIKRGHDDEDISRREGLRVNSGRSIILRLYESLGGRSRGSIQTEFDVKRVTKVNILEDEIEGVPLEDGKFDITLRPFEVATYKLQL; the protein is encoded by the exons ATGAG TTACAACGACAGCTTGATCGCCAATCCTCTCCCCGTCGCTTCCGACTGCCCTCAGCACTCGCCCTCTCCAGACAatctccagcctctcccGGGCAAGCTTCGGCGACTGTCCAATCGATCAGCACCGCCCGCTCCAGGACACGCTCTCGACGCTCATAcaatgggcggcggcggcgaagtGAGGAGCAGCGTCTCCTACCCAGTCTTTGCGCAACGGCCCGTTGGCGTTCCCAAGACTAGCATTCTCAAAAGCCGTATCGAACCGTTCTATAAATCAGGACAGTACGATAAGGTGAATCTGCTAGC GAATCTCTACAATGCCAGGTACTCAGGCAAACCGCACGTTCAGATCTCCGTCTGGAGCGCTCCCGGACAAGAGCGACCGACCTTTGAGCATGCAGTTTCCCAGCAGTTCAAAGAGACACATACCGGCGCTGCCTTTGGGCCATCATGGACTACTCATTGGTTCAGAGTCATCTTGACTGTTCCCGAAGCGATCGCTAATGAAGAGCTCCTCGAGCTCCAGTGGGACGGCAACAATGAAGGCCTCGTGTGGACCGAGGATGGCATGCCGCTTCAAGGATTGACTGGTGGAGGCGAGAGAATCGAATGGGTCATTCCTCGTTCGTTCCGCGATGGCAAACCGCACACCATTTACATCGAAATGGCCTGTAATGGCATGTTTGGAAATGCGCCGGGCGGCAAAGCCAGCATTATGCCACCAGACCCAAACAAATATTTTGCCCTCGGAAAAGCCGATATTGTAGCTGTCAATGTCCCTGCCCGCGGCCTTCAATTCGACATGTGGGAGCTTGGCGACGCCGCTCGAGAACTCCCCGAGAATTCAGCCGAGCAGGGCCGAGCACTCGCTGTTGCGATGAAGATTATCGATACCTTCGAGGTGAATAATCAGGAATCAATCCTCGAGTGTCGAAAACTGGCACAGCAAATCATTGGTCCCGATGTCGACTCTCATCGGGTTTATGAAGTTGGCCCAGAGCCTGTTGTTTTTGGCATTGGCCACTGCCATATCGACTCTTGCTGGCTGTGGCCCTTTGCAGAGACAAGACGAAAAGTAGCTCGGTCATGGTCGAGCCAGTGCGATCTGATGGATCGCTATCCAGAGGCTCACTTTGCTTGCTCTCAGGCTCAGCAGTTCAAATGGCTAAAACAATTCTATCCCAAGGCTTTCGATCGTGTAAGGCGAAAGGTTAGCGAAGGCCAATTCCACCCCATTGGTGGCAGCTGGGTTGAGCATGACACAAACATGCCGAGCGGCGAATCGCTTGTGCGTCAATTCTTCTATGGCCAACGCTTTTTTGAGGCAGAATTTGGATCCCGTTGCCGCACTTTCTGGCTTCCTGATACATTTGGATACTCGAGTCAGCTGCCCCAGCTCTGTCGCCTGGCAGGCATGGACCGTTTCATGACTCAGAAGCTGAGCTGGAACAATATCAACAACTTCCCTCACACTACATTCATGTGGGTGAGTCCTGATGGAAGCCAAGTCATCTGCCACATGCCTCCATCCGAGACATACACAGCTGAGGCCGATTTTGGGGATTTGAAACgcagcatctccaaccaCAAAACCCTGCGTGTGGACAACACCTCTTTGCTGGTGTACGGCAAGggtgatggcggtggtggcccTACCTGGCAGCATCTGGAGAAGCTTCGACGAATTTCAGGAATCAGCAACACTATTGGAGGTATTCCAAAACTCAAGCTCGGCCACAGTGTCGATGACTTCTTTGACCGCCTCGCTCCAAAGGCCAACGAGCTTCCCACGTGGTATGGTGAGCTGTACTTTGAGCTACACCGAGGCACTTATACCACCCAGGCAAACAACAAGTATTACAACCGCAAGGCCGAGGTTTTAATGCGAGATCTCGAGCAGCTTGCAACACTTGCCTCCCTCAAGAACAAGTCATATAAGTATCCTACTGAACAGATTGACAACATGTGGGAGGGTATCCTTCTTTGCCAATTCCACGACTGCCTTCCTGGCAGCTCTATCGAGATGTGTTATGACGACTCCAACAAG ATATACAAGGAGACGTTTGAGACGGGACATAAGCTGCTCGCAGAAATTTACAAGGCTTTGGGTGCCAGCGATTCGCAACCTGATGCTCTTAACGAGTCCACCGTCCTCAACACATTGCCCTGGCACCGCAAAGAACTTGTTGAGGTTTCCGATACCCAGGTTGGCATCGCTTGTGGAGACGGCCCGCTGCTTGCACTTCGCACTTTCAAGGTCCAGGAAGACAAGCCAGCTGTTTCCGTGCAGAAAATGGGCAGCCAGTTCGTATTAGAAAATGACGATCTCCGCCTTGTCGTCGAAGACGGCTGCATCACTTCACTGTACGACAGGGTCAACGACCGCGAAACCATTGAGAAAGGCGGTAAAGCCAACAAGTTTGTCATTTTTGATGATATCCCACTCTTCTGGGAGGCTTGGGACGTCGAGGTCTATCACCTCGAAACTCGGCGGGAGCTCAGCTACGGTCAAACCAGTCTTTACGAAGTTAAGCCTCACCGCGTCACTCTGGCTACTGAAATCAAGATTAGCAAGAATAGTTCCATCACATCTTACATTACATTGTCGGCAGCCCTTAAAGGCCAAACATCTTGGGTCGAGTGTAAAGCGGAGGTGGACTGGCACGAAAACTCCAAATTCCTCAAGGTCGAGTTCCCTGTCGACATTGTTAACACAGAGGCCTCCTACGAGTCCGCATACAGCATCACCAAGAGACCAACTCACTACAACACGAGCTGGGACATGGCCAAGTTTGAAGTGTGCTGCCACAGATTTGCCGATCTGTCGGAGCATAACTATGGTGTTTCTATCATCAACGACAGCAAGTATGGTTTCGCTACTGCTGGTAAGATGATGCGCTTATCGCTGCTTCGATCGCCAAAGGCTCCCGACGAGCATGCGGATATGGGCCGCCACTCGATCCGATGGGCTATCCTTCCTCACAAGGGAGGCCTCTCTTCGACTACTGTTAGAGCGGCGTATGCCTTCAATACCCCACTCAAGGTGCTGTCCGCACCTAAGGCCACCATTGAAAGCTTGACCAGTGTTCCTATCAAGCTTATCAACGCAGATGCATCCGCCTCTATCATATTGGATACTATCAAGCGGGgccatgatgacgaggatatCAGCCGTCGCGAAGGCCTTCGTGTCAACAGCGGGCGGAGCATCATTCTTCGTTTATACGAGTCTTTGGGTGGACGCAGCCGAGGAAGCATTCAAACAGAGTTTGATGTGAAACGCGTTACCAAAGTCAATATTCTGGAGGACGAAATCGAAGGGGTTCCATTGGAAGATGGCAAGTTTGACATAACCCTACGGCCCTTCGAGGTGGCGACATACAAGCTGCAGCTATAG
- a CDS encoding 60S ribosomal protein uL10 (BUSCO:EOG092D3TIF), whose product MGGKTANKAGYFDKLKGLLQDYKSIFIVEIDNVSSQQMHEIRHALRGKGVVLMGKNTMVRRALRTFLIDTPEYERILPFVKGNVGFVFTNGDLKEIRDQILANRVAAPARAGAVAPVDVWVPAGNTGMEPGKTSFFQALGVPTKIARGTIEITTDLKLIEAGNKVGPSEASLLNLLNISPFTYGLGIAQVYDQGQVFPPTILDIGEEQLLATLAQAITTVATISLALNFPTLPSVMHSLVNSYKKVLAVAIETEISWPEIEQLKDRIANPDAYAAAAPAASSGAAAATEAAPAEEKKEEEEEEDEEGFGGLFD is encoded by the exons atgGGGGGCAAAACAGCGAACAAGGCCGGCTACTtcgacaagctcaagggcttGCTGCAGGACTACAAGTCAATCTTCATTGTTGAGATTGACAATGTCTCGTCCCAGCAGATGCACGAGATCCGACACGCCCTCCGTGGCAAGGGTGTTGTCCTGATGGGCAAGAACACCATG GTTCGCCGAGCTCTGCGAACTTTCCTCATTGATACTCCCGAGTACGAGCGTATCCTGCCTTTCGTCAAGGGCAACGTCGGCTTCGTTTTCACCAACGGCGACCTTAAGGAGATTCGTGACCAGATCCTGGCCAACCGTGTCGCCGCCCCTGCccgtgctggtgctgtcGCTCCCGTCGATGTGTGGGTTCCTGCTGGAAACACCGGTATGGAGCCTGGCAAGACCTCTTTCTTCCAGGCTCTCGGTGTCCCCACCAAGATCGCTCGTGGTACCATTGAAATTACCACCGATCTCAAGCTCATTGAGGCTGGCAACAAGGTCGGCCCCTCTGAGGCTTCGCTGCTCAACTTGTTGAACATCTCTCCCTTCACCTACGGTCTGGGAATTGCTCAGGTCTACGACCAGGGCCAGGTCTTCCCCCCCACCATCCTCGACATTGGTGAGGAGCAGCTCCTCGCTACCCTGGCCCaggccatcaccaccgttGCCACCATCTCTCTGGCTCTCAACTTCCCCACCCTGCCTTCCGTCATGCACTCTCTTGTCAACTCCTACAAGAAGGTCCTGGCTGTTGCCATTGAGACCGAGATCAGCTGGCCCGAGattgagcagctcaaggaccGCATTGCCAACCCCGACGCTtacgctgccgctgctcctgctgccagctctggcgccgctgccgctaCCGAGGCTGCCCCCgctgaggagaagaaggaggaggaagaggaagaggacgaggagggcTTCGGCGGTCTCTT CGACTAA
- a CDS encoding uncharacterized protein (BUSCO:EOG092D2O0K): MKIPYNKVHVRGQILFAARGGAIHTFNLTDGSHISSWKHPDVDKVADSLKAINEAKAEAALAVEADTPATESEGPPAKRQKLGGEDESAPVAAEAEASTSTPATAQDDKPQSGHIDGRGKKGKGKAGKDVENGKTRFARVPNRPVVTHLTSTPDGSHLLAVTGHDKVVWVFKHDGNGQIEELSRRTMPKRPSAIAIGPFGQIICADKFGDVYALPVVIPDEGVKTPASMSALPMPTKKAFKPTANPLTVHSKGNRLALLNQIKQAELFNASKDATNANIPEFELHLLLGHVSMLTALVIGEKEGRTYIITADRDEHIRVSRYIPHAHIIENFCFGHKEFISDMVIPPNNQDILVSGGGDEYIFVWDWLAGKQLFKTSVLSLAQEIAPETTAIAVSSMHTLIYPSEEGPLTYILAICEDIKAIFSWKLLENNELHCPGIIQLPGKPLSLTISPSSDDNAAPTIIAAIDPDVETKAQSLHAFRLTINHGRPAVDVETSFKDKTVDANESDISEEEVRSLLYTVESLRKVVTSAEFEEAGSEAPQANTDSDMAADTADTEE, encoded by the exons atgaagattCCTTATAACAAAGTCCATGTTCGAGGGCAGATCCTCTTTGCCGCTCGCGGAGGCGCAATCCACACCTTCAATCTCACAGACGGCTCTCACATCTCATCATGGAAACACCCTGACGTCGACAAGGTTGCCGACTCATTAAAGGCCATCAACGAGGCCAAAGCTGAAGCCGCTCTAGCAGTAGAGGCAGATACCCCAGCGACTGAAAGCGAAGGCCCGCCAGCAAAACGGCAGAAGCTGGGTGGTGAAGATGAGAGCGCTCCAGTGGCCGCTGAAGCTGAGGCATCCACATCCACACCTGCAACAGCCCAGGACGATAAGCCGCAATCTGGCCACATCGACGGCAGagggaagaagggcaagggaAAAGCTGGAAAGGACGTTGAAAATGGCAAAACTCGTTTCGCTCGTGTGCCTAACCGGCCCGTGGTTACGCATCTGACGAGTACACCTGATGGAAGCCATCTCCTGGCCGTGACTGGACATGACAAGGTCGTCTGGGTCTTCAAGCACGATGGAAACGGCCAAATTGAGGAGCTCAGCCGAAG AACTATGCCTAAGCGACCAAGCGCAATCGCCATTGGACCTTTTGGACAAATCATTTGCGCCGACAAGTTTGGAGATGTCTACGCTCTGCCTGTAGTCATCCCAGATGAAGGCGTAAAGACTCCCGCGTCAATGTCAGCACTACCAATGCCAACCAAGAAGGCCTTCAAGCCCACTGCAAACCCGCTCACTGTTCACTCCAAGGGCAATCGACTCGCCCTCCTCAATCAGATCAAGCAAGCCGAGCTTTTCAACGCTTCCAAAGATGCTACCAACGCCAATATCCCAGAGTTCGAACTCCACCTATTACTAGGACATGTCTCTATGCTGACGGCCCTGGTGATTGGAGAGAAGGAGGGTCGCACTTATATCATCACCGCTGATAGAGATGAGCACATCCGAGTATCTCGTTACATCCCTCACGCACACATTATCGAAAACTTCTGCTTTGGGCACAAGGAGTTCATCAGTGACATGGTCATCCCCCCCAACAACCAGGACATCCTCGTCTCTGGCGGCGGTGATGAATACATTTTCGTTTGGGACTGGCTCGCCGGAAAGCAGCTCTTCAAGACAAGCGTCCTATCGCTTGCCCAAGAAATCGCCCCCGAGACCACAGCTATCGCCGTGTCAAGCATGCATACTCTAATCTATCCTTCTGAAGAAGGCCCGCTCACATACATACTGGCCATTTGCGAAGA CATCAAAGCCATCTTCTCTTGGAAGCTCCTCGAAAACAACGAGCTCCACTGCCCCGGCATCATCCAACTCCCCGGCAAGCCCCTCTCCCTCACCATCTCCCccagcagcgacgacaaCGCCGCCCCCACAATCATTGCCGCAATCGACCCCGACGTGGAGACCAAGGCGCAGAGCCTCCATGCGTTCCGCCTAACCATCAACCACGGCAGACCAGCCGTGGACGTTGAGACCTCCTTCAAGGACAAGACAGTCGATGCAAACGAATCTGATATCAGCGAAGAGGAGGTTCGAAGCCTGCTGTACACTGTTGAGAGCTTACGGAAAGTGGTTACAAGCGCAgagtttgaagaagctggttcGGAAGCGCCACAGGCAAACACTGATAGCGATATGGCGGCAGATACTGCTGATACCGAAGAGTGA
- a CDS encoding uncharacterized protein (EggNog:ENOG41), with protein sequence MAQIGCYVPATYAEMGIVDAIFSRVGSADSLYHDQSTFMVEMLETAHILRQATPKSFVIMDEIGRGTTPEDGTAISYACLHHLVTVNQCRTLFATHFHDVADMAAAEGFCNPQTGPVQAYCTDVQEDDKGGFVYIHKLRRGINRQSHALKVARLARLPQHAIDIAKRVLDDTTTETINNGQSLAG encoded by the coding sequence ATGGCTCAGATTGGGTGCTATGTGCCCGCTACCTACGCTGAAATGGGCATTGTAGATGCCATTTTCAGTCGTGTGGGATCGGCCGACAGCCTATACCATGATCAGAGCACTTTCATGGTGGAGATGCTCGAGACAGCCCATATACTACGGCAGGCTACTCCAAAGTCGTTTGTCATCATGGATGAGATAGGTCGAGGCACTACACCAGAGGACGGCACGGCAATATCGTATGCTTGCCTGCACCATCTGGTGACAGTAAACCAGTGCCGAACCCTCTTTGCAACACACTTTCACGACGTGGCCGACATGGCGGCCGCTGAGGGATTCTGCAATCCACAGACTGGACCCGTTCAGGCGTATTGTACTGATGTACAGGAGGATGACAAGGGAGGCTTCGTCTACATTCACAAATTACGGCGAGGTATTAATCGCCAGAGCCATGCTCTCAAGGTGGCACGATTGGCAAGATTACCACAACATGCAATTGATATTGCCAAACGGGTATTGGATGATACCACTACAGAGACGATAAACAACGGCCAGTCACTTGCTGGATAG